Proteins from one Embleya scabrispora genomic window:
- a CDS encoding sensor histidine kinase: MPSPVTAYDGSTGDAPARTRPGILRAPFTVRTWTDTIHLVLNLPVGIVGFTYAVVFIALGIGLTPLFLLGLPLIALTLLGSRAFGRMERARASALLDEHVRAPAPREHRPGWTGWIRAGLTDRTGWRASLYLFLQLPWGVFTFVVTTVLWATSLSAITYPLTQPLYRRADMPGALLSGDGPNEPGVDHYLAGPGLVSLTVAAGVVLFFATPWLVRGMANVDRVMVRGLLGPAFLSEQVRDLTVSRGAAVDTAASDLRRIERDLHDGAQARLVALAMDLGMAKENLNASQDTETARMVSSAHDEVKLALQELRDLARGIHPAVLTDRGLDAALSSIAARCTVPVRVEVDLPERPPAPIESVAYFCASELLTNVSKHARATHAWVTVGHENGRMYLIVADDGAGGAATGKGSGLAGLTERVRGVDGTLSVDSPEGGPTRVTVWLPL; this comes from the coding sequence ATGCCCTCACCCGTGACTGCCTACGACGGGTCCACAGGTGATGCCCCGGCTCGAACCCGGCCGGGCATCCTGCGCGCGCCGTTCACCGTGCGCACGTGGACCGACACCATCCACCTGGTGCTGAATCTGCCCGTCGGCATCGTCGGCTTCACCTACGCGGTGGTGTTCATCGCGCTCGGCATCGGGCTGACCCCGCTGTTCCTGCTCGGGTTGCCGCTGATCGCGCTGACCCTGCTCGGCAGTCGCGCGTTCGGGCGGATGGAGCGGGCCCGGGCGAGCGCGCTGCTCGACGAGCACGTCCGCGCACCGGCGCCCCGAGAGCACCGGCCGGGGTGGACGGGCTGGATCCGGGCGGGGCTGACCGACCGCACGGGGTGGCGGGCCAGTCTCTACCTGTTCCTGCAACTGCCCTGGGGCGTCTTCACGTTCGTGGTCACCACGGTGTTGTGGGCGACCTCGCTGAGCGCGATCACCTATCCGCTCACCCAGCCGCTGTACCGCCGGGCCGACATGCCCGGCGCGTTGCTCTCCGGCGACGGGCCGAACGAGCCGGGCGTGGACCACTACCTGGCCGGGCCGGGTCTGGTGTCGTTGACCGTGGCGGCCGGGGTGGTGCTGTTCTTCGCCACCCCGTGGCTGGTGCGCGGGATGGCCAACGTGGACCGGGTGATGGTGCGCGGACTGCTCGGCCCGGCCTTCCTGTCCGAGCAGGTGCGCGACCTGACCGTCTCGCGCGGCGCGGCGGTCGACACCGCCGCCTCGGATCTGCGGCGGATCGAGCGCGACCTGCACGACGGCGCCCAGGCGCGGCTCGTGGCGCTGGCGATGGATCTGGGCATGGCGAAGGAGAACCTGAACGCGAGCCAGGACACCGAGACCGCGCGGATGGTGTCCTCCGCGCACGACGAGGTCAAGCTCGCCCTCCAGGAACTGCGCGACCTCGCCCGGGGCATCCACCCGGCGGTGCTCACCGACCGGGGTCTGGACGCGGCGCTGTCCTCGATCGCGGCCCGCTGCACCGTCCCGGTCCGGGTCGAGGTGGATCTGCCGGAGCGCCCGCCCGCGCCGATCGAGTCGGTCGCCTACTTCTGCGCGTCGGAGTTGCTGACCAACGTCTCCAAGCACGCCCGAGCCACACACGCGTGGGTGACGGTGGGCCACGAGAACGGCCGGATGTACCTGATCGTCGCCGACGACGGCGCGGGTGGCGCCGCCACCGGCAAGGGTTCGGGCCTGGCCGGCCTCACCGAGCGGGTGCGCGGCGTGGACGGCACGCTGAGTGTGGACAGCCCCGAGGGCGGGCCGACCCGGGTCACCGTGTGGTTGCCGCTGTGA
- a CDS encoding response regulator transcription factor, with the protein MRVVIAEDSVLLRDGLSRLLTARGHEIVGAVGDAEQLVAVATELRPDVCVVDVRMPPTHTDEGIRAAVTMRATLPEVGVLVLSQYVEEQYATELLAGNTSGVGYLLKDRVADVGEFVAAVERVAGGGTALDPEVVSQLLGRSRKRDVVEKLTPREREVLGLMAEGRTNAAVAQALVVSDGAVEKHVSNIFGKLGLAPSDTDHRRVLAVLAYLGS; encoded by the coding sequence GTGCGCGTCGTCATCGCTGAGGATTCCGTACTACTTCGGGATGGTTTGTCCCGATTGTTGACCGCTCGCGGCCACGAGATCGTGGGGGCGGTCGGCGACGCCGAGCAACTGGTCGCGGTCGCGACAGAACTGCGTCCCGATGTCTGCGTAGTGGATGTGCGCATGCCGCCCACGCACACCGACGAGGGCATTCGCGCGGCGGTGACGATGCGCGCGACGCTGCCCGAGGTCGGGGTGCTTGTCCTGTCACAGTACGTCGAGGAGCAGTACGCGACGGAACTGCTCGCGGGCAACACCAGCGGCGTCGGCTATCTGCTCAAGGACCGGGTCGCCGACGTCGGCGAGTTCGTCGCCGCGGTCGAGCGGGTGGCGGGCGGCGGGACCGCCCTCGACCCCGAGGTGGTCTCGCAGCTGCTCGGCCGCTCGCGCAAACGGGATGTGGTGGAAAAGCTCACACCGCGCGAGCGCGAAGTGCTCGGTCTGATGGCCGAGGGGCGCACCAACGCAGCCGTGGCGCAGGCCTTGGTGGTGTCCGACGGAGCGGTGGAGAAGCACGTCAGCAACATCTTCGGCAAGCTCGGCCTGGCGCCCAGTGACACCGATCACAGACGCGTGCTCGCGGTACTCGCCTATCTCGGATCCTGA
- a CDS encoding 2-oxoacid:acceptor oxidoreductase subunit alpha, with protein sequence MTKQVKQLDRVVIRFAGDSGDGMQLTGDRFTSETATFGNDLSTLPNFPAEIRAPAGTLPGVSSFQLHFADHDILTPGDAPTVLVAMNPAALKANIRDLPRGAEIIVNTDEFSKRAMAKVGYPTSPLEDGSLDAYNVHAIPLTTLTVGALAEFEISKKDAERAKNMFALGLLSWLYHRPTEATVDFLRRKFAKLPVIAEANVAAFKAGWNFGETTDDFAVSYEVAPAKLPSGTYRNITGNLALSYGLVAAGQLAELPVYLGSYPITPASDILHELAKHKNFGVRTFQAEDEIAGIGAALGASFGGALGVTTTSGPGVALKSETIGLAVSLELPLLIVDVQRGGPSTGLPTKTEQSDLLQAMFGRNGEAPVPIVAPQTPSDCFAAAVEAARIALKYRTPVFLLSDGYLANGSEPWRLPETSELPDLRVAFATEPNQENADGTKEFWPYKRDPETLARPWAVPGTPGLEHRIGGIEKADGIGSISYDPANHDLMVRTRQAKVDGIAKDIDPLWVDDATGDAKVLVIGWGSTYGPIAAAVRRVRAAGGKVAQAHLRHLNPFPANTAEVLRSYDKVIVPEMNLGQLALLLRGRFLVDAMSYNQVRGLPFKSEELAHVIREVIESV encoded by the coding sequence GTGACCAAGCAGGTCAAGCAGCTCGACCGGGTCGTGATCCGGTTCGCCGGCGATTCCGGTGACGGAATGCAGCTGACGGGCGACCGTTTCACGTCCGAGACGGCGACGTTCGGAAACGATCTGTCGACCCTTCCCAACTTCCCCGCCGAGATCCGGGCGCCCGCGGGCACCCTGCCGGGCGTGTCGAGCTTCCAACTCCACTTCGCCGACCACGACATCCTGACCCCGGGCGACGCGCCGACCGTCCTGGTCGCGATGAACCCGGCCGCGCTCAAGGCCAACATCCGCGACCTGCCGCGCGGGGCCGAGATCATCGTCAACACCGACGAGTTCTCCAAGCGCGCGATGGCCAAGGTCGGCTACCCGACCAGTCCGCTGGAGGACGGCTCGCTCGACGCCTACAACGTGCACGCGATCCCGCTGACCACGCTGACGGTCGGCGCGCTGGCCGAGTTCGAGATCTCCAAGAAGGACGCCGAGCGGGCGAAGAACATGTTCGCGCTCGGGCTGCTGTCCTGGCTGTACCACCGCCCGACCGAGGCGACCGTCGACTTCCTGCGGCGCAAGTTCGCCAAGCTGCCGGTGATCGCCGAGGCGAACGTGGCGGCCTTCAAGGCGGGTTGGAACTTCGGCGAGACCACGGACGACTTCGCGGTCTCCTACGAGGTGGCACCGGCGAAGCTGCCCTCGGGCACGTACCGCAACATCACCGGCAACCTCGCGCTGTCCTACGGCCTGGTGGCCGCCGGACAGCTGGCCGAGCTGCCGGTCTACCTGGGTTCGTACCCGATCACCCCGGCCTCGGACATCCTGCACGAGCTGGCCAAGCACAAGAACTTCGGCGTGCGCACCTTCCAGGCCGAGGACGAGATCGCGGGCATCGGCGCCGCGCTCGGCGCGTCGTTCGGCGGCGCGCTCGGGGTGACCACCACCTCCGGTCCCGGTGTCGCGCTCAAGTCCGAGACGATCGGCCTCGCGGTCTCGCTGGAGCTGCCGCTGCTGATCGTCGACGTGCAGCGCGGCGGGCCCTCCACCGGGCTGCCCACCAAGACCGAGCAGTCCGACCTGCTCCAGGCCATGTTCGGCCGCAACGGCGAGGCGCCGGTGCCGATCGTGGCCCCGCAGACCCCGTCCGACTGCTTCGCCGCCGCCGTCGAGGCGGCCCGGATCGCGCTGAAGTACCGCACCCCGGTCTTCCTGCTCTCCGACGGCTACCTCGCCAACGGCTCCGAGCCGTGGCGCCTGCCCGAGACGTCCGAACTGCCGGACCTGCGGGTCGCGTTCGCCACCGAGCCGAACCAGGAGAACGCGGACGGAACCAAGGAGTTCTGGCCGTACAAGCGCGACCCCGAGACGCTGGCCCGCCCGTGGGCGGTGCCCGGCACCCCGGGTCTGGAACACCGCATCGGCGGCATCGAGAAGGCCGACGGCATCGGGTCGATCTCCTACGACCCGGCCAACCACGACCTGATGGTGCGCACCCGCCAGGCCAAGGTGGACGGCATCGCGAAGGACATCGACCCGCTGTGGGTCGACGACGCGACCGGCGACGCCAAGGTCCTGGTGATCGGCTGGGGCTCCACCTACGGCCCGATCGCCGCGGCGGTCCGCCGGGTGCGGGCCGCGGGCGGCAAGGTCGCGCAGGCCCACCTGCGCCACCTCAACCCGTTCCCGGCCAACACGGCCGAGGTGCTGCGGTCGTACGACAAGGTGATCGTCCCGGAGATGAACCTGGGTCAGCTCGCCCTGCTCCTGCGCGGCAGGTTCCTCGTGGACGCCATGTCGTACAACCAGGTGCGCGGGCTGCCGTTCAAGTCCGAGGAGCTGGCCCACGTGATCCGGGAAGTGATCGAGAGTGTCTGA
- a CDS encoding 2-oxoacid:ferredoxin oxidoreductase subunit beta, producing the protein MKDFKSDQEVRWCPGCGDYAILAAVQGFLPELGLRKENVVWISGIGCSSRFPYYLNTYGMHSIHGRAPAIATGLATSREDLSVWVVTGDGDALSIGGNHLIHALRRNVNLKILLFNNRIYGLTKGQYSPTSETGKITKSTPMGSLDHPFNPLSVAIGAEASFVARSIDSDRKHLTSVLRAAAAHEGTALVEIYQNCNIFNDGAFEQLKDPAQRDDVTIRLEHGQPIRFGAEGQYGVIRGAHGALDVAEVAKVGEDAVLVHDAHADNPELAFALTRLGDLTSNTHTPIGVFRDIARPVYDRLMSAQMAEAATKQGQGDLASLIRGNDTWTID; encoded by the coding sequence ATGAAGGACTTCAAGTCGGACCAGGAGGTGCGCTGGTGCCCGGGCTGCGGCGACTACGCCATCCTGGCCGCCGTGCAGGGCTTCCTGCCCGAACTCGGGCTCCGCAAGGAGAACGTGGTGTGGATCTCGGGCATCGGCTGCTCCAGCCGCTTCCCGTACTACCTCAACACGTACGGCATGCACTCGATCCACGGGCGCGCGCCGGCCATCGCGACGGGCCTGGCCACCTCGCGCGAGGACCTGTCGGTGTGGGTGGTCACCGGTGACGGCGACGCGCTGTCCATCGGCGGCAACCACCTGATCCACGCGCTGCGCCGCAACGTCAACCTGAAGATCCTGCTGTTCAACAACCGGATCTACGGTCTGACCAAGGGTCAGTACTCGCCCACCTCGGAGACCGGCAAGATCACCAAGTCCACCCCGATGGGCTCGCTCGACCACCCGTTCAACCCGCTGTCGGTGGCCATCGGCGCCGAGGCGTCGTTCGTGGCCCGGTCGATCGACTCCGACCGCAAGCACCTGACCTCGGTGCTGCGCGCGGCGGCGGCCCACGAGGGCACCGCCCTCGTGGAGATCTACCAGAACTGCAACATCTTCAACGACGGCGCGTTCGAGCAGCTCAAGGACCCCGCGCAGCGCGACGACGTAACCATCCGGCTCGAACACGGGCAGCCGATCCGGTTCGGCGCGGAGGGCCAGTACGGCGTCATCCGCGGCGCGCACGGCGCGCTGGACGTGGCCGAGGTGGCCAAGGTCGGCGAGGACGCGGTGCTCGTGCACGACGCGCACGCCGACAACCCGGAGCTGGCCTTCGCGCTGACCCGGCTCGGCGATCTGACGAGCAACACGCACACCCCCATCGGGGTGTTCCGCGACATCGCGCGTCCGGTCTACGACCGGCTGATGTCGGCCCAGATGGCGGAGGCCGCGACGAAGCAGGGCCAGGGCGACCTGGCCTCGCTGATCCGCGGCAACGACACCTGGACGATCGACTAG
- the zapE gene encoding cell division protein ZapE, with the protein MRTTVETIRSRFDEAARARGYILDPAQRQAADRLAELGLALGRGRAHGLFHRRTPPGLYLWGPVGRGKTWLLDTFFAAVAGPADRRTRVHFHAFFRQLHEAVRRHRDDHGHEHSAVDAAVSELVGDVDLVCFDEFHVHDPGDAMLVTRLLRELHTRGVVLVCTSNYPPSGLLPNPLYHHLFAPTIREIETRMSVVTVAGPQDYRALPRDESGAGAFARGAVLWPGDPGQLRGQGLVPPTPAEAATLTVNNRALLVEAARPDELWAGFEALCEGRTSPLDYLVLAETYPTWVIRDLPPLKTASAEARQRFVNLIDVCCDADVRLFLGSDRPLPELLAGDDLPTDIVRTASRLGLLRRVG; encoded by the coding sequence ATGCGAACGACGGTCGAGACGATCCGCAGCCGTTTCGACGAGGCTGCCCGGGCACGCGGGTACATCCTCGATCCGGCCCAGCGGCAGGCCGCCGACCGCCTGGCCGAACTCGGCCTCGCGCTGGGCCGGGGCCGGGCGCACGGGCTGTTCCATCGCCGGACGCCGCCGGGGCTGTACCTGTGGGGGCCGGTCGGCCGGGGCAAGACCTGGCTGCTCGACACGTTCTTCGCCGCCGTCGCCGGACCCGCCGACCGACGGACCCGGGTGCACTTCCACGCCTTCTTCCGGCAGTTGCACGAGGCGGTCCGGCGGCACCGGGACGACCACGGCCACGAGCACAGCGCCGTGGACGCGGCGGTGTCCGAACTCGTGGGCGACGTCGACCTGGTCTGCTTCGACGAGTTCCACGTGCACGACCCGGGTGACGCGATGCTGGTCACCCGGCTGCTGCGGGAACTGCACACCCGGGGGGTGGTCCTGGTCTGCACCTCCAACTACCCGCCGTCCGGACTGCTGCCCAACCCGCTCTACCACCACCTGTTCGCGCCGACGATCCGGGAGATCGAGACCCGGATGAGCGTGGTCACCGTCGCCGGCCCGCAGGACTATCGGGCACTGCCCCGGGACGAGTCCGGCGCCGGCGCGTTCGCGCGGGGCGCGGTGTTGTGGCCGGGCGATCCCGGGCAACTGCGCGGACAGGGCCTGGTGCCGCCCACGCCGGCCGAGGCGGCGACGCTGACCGTGAACAACCGCGCGCTGCTGGTCGAGGCGGCCCGGCCGGACGAGTTGTGGGCCGGGTTCGAGGCGCTGTGCGAGGGGCGCACCTCGCCGCTCGACTACCTCGTGCTGGCCGAGACGTACCCCACGTGGGTGATCCGCGACCTGCCGCCGCTGAAGACCGCGAGCGCCGAGGCCCGGCAACGTTTCGTGAACCTGATCGACGTGTGCTGCGACGCCGACGTCCGGCTCTTCCTGGGCAGCGATCGCCCGCTGCCGGAACTGCTCGCCGGCGACGACCTGCCGACCGACATCGTGCGCACCGCGAGCCGGCTGGGCCTGCTGCGCCGGGTCGGCTGA
- a CDS encoding Uma2 family endonuclease — protein sequence METDDDAMPDPLQLFFALSERLHDYRVEFIDRETRVSPPPDGDHETLIWRLARQLARFDVGDRFDAAMNKGVQTPAGDRVVPDITVTASGAMRGAESWMPSDGVLLVVEVTSTVPGRDRFTKRQVHAEAAIPLYLLIDRSESKLTLFTEPEKGNYTGRVEVGFGKLLPVPDPFGFVLDTASIVD from the coding sequence GTGGAAACCGACGACGACGCGATGCCGGATCCGTTGCAGTTGTTCTTCGCCCTGTCCGAGCGACTGCACGACTACCGCGTGGAGTTCATCGACCGGGAGACTCGGGTGTCACCACCGCCGGATGGCGATCACGAGACCCTCATCTGGCGTCTGGCCAGGCAGTTGGCGCGCTTCGACGTGGGCGATCGTTTCGATGCCGCCATGAACAAGGGTGTGCAGACGCCGGCCGGGGATCGTGTCGTTCCGGATATCACCGTGACGGCGTCCGGCGCCATGCGTGGCGCGGAGTCCTGGATGCCGTCCGACGGGGTGCTCCTGGTGGTCGAGGTGACCTCCACCGTCCCCGGCCGGGACCGGTTCACCAAGCGGCAGGTCCATGCCGAAGCCGCGATCCCCCTTTATCTCCTGATCGACCGTTCCGAATCCAAGCTGACGCTCTTCACCGAGCCGGAGAAGGGCAACTACACGGGGCGCGTGGAGGTCGGCTTCGGCAAACTCCTGCCGGTGCCGGATCCCTTCGGCTTCGTCCTGGACACCGCTTCGATCGTCGACTGA
- a CDS encoding GtrA family protein translates to MDTTSSTAAPTRTPGVIASFVRFVVFGGGVGLASSATLVLLSGHVPFAAANALVTVGSTLIATELHSRFTFGQDKPGRSDHVKAALTVLVCYLFTTAAMLVLHTIRPHAGVLVEQSVYLSASGLAGIGRFAFMRLVIFARRGGPTGAGTGPRGRGDRRLSGSDPDRRRIGSPGAATVSRRLPVRADPSPFHVGPTSVDEAELVALGIAHDPERPLLVGDRLAHRRRPERDREHHGRVHVGHGQVQMQPVLPGLVLRHRLERHPRRAGRLDMRPAPLPIDRFPTEQPGPEPHQHPRLPGIHDDLTQLYTHTATLDESTSARTGEWPGKVYCAPDPETRLKELPRGEEERV, encoded by the coding sequence ATGGACACCACGAGCAGCACCGCCGCCCCCACCCGGACCCCCGGAGTGATCGCCTCCTTCGTCCGCTTCGTCGTCTTCGGCGGCGGGGTCGGCCTCGCGAGCAGCGCGACGCTGGTCCTGCTCTCCGGCCACGTGCCGTTCGCCGCCGCCAACGCGCTGGTGACCGTGGGCTCCACCCTGATCGCCACCGAGCTGCACAGCCGCTTCACCTTCGGGCAGGACAAGCCCGGAAGGAGCGACCACGTCAAGGCGGCGCTGACCGTGCTGGTCTGCTACCTGTTCACCACCGCCGCGATGCTGGTGCTGCACACGATCCGGCCGCACGCCGGCGTACTGGTCGAGCAGTCGGTGTACCTGTCCGCCTCCGGTCTGGCGGGCATCGGCCGGTTCGCCTTCATGCGCCTGGTGATCTTCGCGCGCAGGGGCGGCCCGACGGGAGCGGGTACTGGCCCGCGAGGCCGTGGTGACCGCCGCCTGAGCGGATCCGACCCCGACCGGCGACGGATCGGCTCACCCGGAGCGGCGACTGTGTCCCGCCGCCTCCCGGTCCGAGCCGATCCGTCGCCTTTTCACGTCGGCCCCACCTCAGTCGACGAAGCAGAACTCGTTGCCCTCGGGATCGCGCATGACCCGGAACGACCCCTGCTCGTCGGTGACCGTCTCGCCCACCGGCGTCGCCCCGAGCGAGACCGCGAGCATCACGGCCGCGTCCACGTCGGCCACGGCCAGGTCCAGATGCAGCCGGTTCTTCCCGGCCTTGTCCTCCGGCACCGGCTGGAACGCCATCCGCGCCGCGCCGGGCGGCTCGACATGCGACCAGCCCCGCTCCCGATCGACCGGTTCCCCACCGAGCAACCCGGCCCAGAACCGCACCAACACCCGCGGCTCCCGGGCATCCACGACGATCTGACGCAGCTGTACACGCATACCGCGACCCTAGACGAGAGCACATCTGCCCGAACGGGTGAATGGCCCGGGAAGGTCTACTGTGCACCCGACCCCGAAACTAGGCTGAAGGAGTTGCCTCGGGGAGAGGAGGAACGGGTGTGA
- a CDS encoding DUF6058 family natural product biosynthesis protein, producing the protein MAPTAARAVAERFREVNGDHAMTPADDAYVNRQFVELTALCAATGRDPERVRALVLDRCLPLPSYLRSDGAEMVPADLFALADAAGGPDRLRAWFVGHWADPVEGEEEWAGYLSGQYVCLRSVSPTTIRRKSELTAAIDAALAAPAPDDPAWRAALHRSIDDLDALEPDFTAYDRLRFGGPVSRDTYITALRARHPRIP; encoded by the coding sequence GTGGCGCCGACGGCCGCGCGGGCCGTGGCCGAGCGGTTTCGGGAGGTCAACGGTGACCATGCGATGACGCCGGCCGACGACGCGTACGTGAACCGGCAGTTCGTCGAGCTGACCGCGTTGTGCGCGGCGACCGGGCGGGATCCGGAACGGGTGCGCGCACTCGTCCTGGACCGGTGCCTGCCGCTGCCCTCCTACCTGCGCTCGGACGGGGCCGAGATGGTGCCGGCCGACCTGTTCGCGCTCGCCGACGCGGCCGGCGGCCCGGACCGGCTCCGGGCCTGGTTCGTCGGGCACTGGGCCGATCCGGTCGAGGGCGAGGAGGAGTGGGCCGGCTACCTCAGCGGGCAGTACGTCTGCCTGCGCTCCGTCTCCCCCACCACGATCCGGCGCAAGAGCGAACTGACGGCCGCGATCGACGCCGCCCTGGCCGCTCCCGCGCCGGACGATCCGGCCTGGCGTGCCGCACTCCACCGGTCGATCGACGACCTGGACGCCCTGGAGCCGGACTTCACCGCCTACGACCGCCTCCGCTTCGGCGGTCCGGTCTCCCGCGACACGTACATCACCGCACTTCGGGCCCGCCACCCGCGCATCCCCTGA
- a CDS encoding S8 family peptidase, with the protein MRVAIAMVSAAGVVLLGTVPTRVVSAAPRRSVEAPAATYSFLVLTREPGPAGTVLVESAVRRAGGTVVGAYGRIGVVVAHGGPGFAAAVRGRPGVARVGATRTVPIAEHGGPAARAGGATEDPAEAAQWNLAMVHAYEAQAITEGSPDVAVAVVDSGVDDRHPDLAPNFDPELSVDCSTGRPIREGAAWRAPRSDHGTHVAGTIAAARNGTGVVGVAPRVRIAAVRVGDADTMFHAEASVCGFVWLAEHAVRGLRIANHSYYNDPWWLMCPDDEDQAVAYEGIRRAAAYAAERGVLSIAAAGNDGYDLAHKTVDPYSPNDAAGRPVPPRPVTDACRMAPAELPGVVTVAAVGADGRRAGYSNTGLGVVDLAGPGGNGSAGGEGVLSTARDGGWARKEGTSMAAPAVSGVAALVVSEHPEWGPDTIAARLAATAVRLPCAGSCTASGEVDSFHGHGLVDALRAVRPGP; encoded by the coding sequence ATGCGTGTGGCGATCGCGATGGTGTCGGCGGCCGGCGTCGTGTTGCTCGGGACGGTGCCCACGCGGGTGGTGTCGGCGGCGCCGAGGAGGTCGGTCGAGGCGCCCGCGGCGACCTACTCCTTCCTGGTGCTGACCCGCGAGCCGGGGCCGGCCGGGACGGTGCTCGTGGAGTCGGCGGTGCGGCGGGCGGGCGGCACGGTGGTCGGGGCGTACGGGCGGATCGGGGTGGTCGTGGCCCACGGCGGGCCGGGTTTCGCGGCGGCGGTGCGGGGGCGGCCGGGCGTGGCGCGGGTGGGGGCCACCCGGACGGTGCCGATCGCGGAGCACGGCGGCCCGGCCGCACGCGCCGGCGGCGCGACGGAGGATCCGGCGGAGGCCGCGCAGTGGAACCTGGCCATGGTGCACGCGTACGAGGCGCAGGCGATCACCGAGGGCAGCCCCGATGTGGCGGTCGCGGTGGTCGACTCCGGGGTGGACGACCGGCATCCCGACCTGGCCCCGAACTTCGATCCGGAGTTGTCGGTGGACTGTTCGACGGGTCGGCCGATCCGCGAGGGCGCGGCGTGGCGGGCGCCGCGCTCGGACCACGGGACGCATGTGGCGGGCACGATCGCGGCGGCGCGCAACGGCACCGGTGTGGTCGGGGTGGCGCCGAGGGTGCGGATCGCGGCGGTGCGGGTCGGCGACGCGGACACGATGTTCCACGCCGAGGCGAGCGTATGCGGGTTCGTGTGGCTGGCCGAGCATGCCGTGCGGGGGCTGCGGATCGCCAACCACAGCTACTACAACGACCCGTGGTGGCTGATGTGTCCGGACGACGAGGACCAGGCGGTGGCGTACGAGGGCATCCGTCGGGCGGCGGCGTACGCGGCCGAGCGCGGCGTGTTGTCGATCGCCGCGGCGGGCAACGACGGCTACGACCTCGCGCACAAGACGGTGGACCCGTACAGCCCGAACGACGCGGCGGGCCGGCCGGTCCCGCCGCGCCCGGTGACCGACGCGTGTCGGATGGCGCCCGCCGAACTCCCGGGCGTGGTCACGGTCGCGGCGGTCGGCGCGGACGGTCGGCGGGCCGGCTATTCGAACACCGGCCTGGGCGTGGTGGATCTGGCCGGGCCCGGCGGGAACGGCTCGGCCGGCGGCGAGGGCGTGTTGTCCACAGCGCGCGACGGCGGGTGGGCCCGCAAGGAGGGCACCTCGATGGCGGCGCCCGCGGTGAGCGGGGTGGCCGCGCTGGTCGTGTCCGAGCACCCGGAGTGGGGCCCGGACACGATCGCGGCCCGGCTGGCCGCCACCGCGGTTCGGCTGCCGTGCGCGGGGTCGTGTACCGCGTCGGGGGAGGTCGACTCGTTCCACGGACACGGACTGGTCGACGCGCTGCGGGCGGTGCGGCCGGGACCGTGA
- a CDS encoding ABC transporter permease — protein MSPTDALPKTGVLSPAFGHSTANSESFGAERLPRLRGLMRSELRLVFLRPRTAAMLGFLALVPVLLGVALRYFHDGDSSRGGGDGGTMDFVNQVTGNGLFLVFASLAAALPFFLPMTVGVVAGDSIAGEAHGGTLRYLLVAPAGRTRLLLVKFAGVLTFCLAATLTIALSALAVGAALFPMGDVPLLTGDSISMVEASWRAVLIALCVAASLVGLAAIGLFVSTLTTVPVAAMATTVGVVIVTAILTGIPQLSGLHPWLFTDAWMSFGDLLRTPIPTGEILRNLGMQAAYAAVFGAAAWARLNERDITT, from the coding sequence ATGTCACCGACTGACGCACTGCCCAAGACGGGTGTTCTGTCGCCCGCGTTCGGGCACTCGACGGCGAACAGCGAGTCGTTCGGCGCCGAACGGCTGCCGCGCCTGCGCGGACTGATGCGCAGCGAACTGCGGTTGGTGTTCCTGCGGCCGCGGACGGCCGCGATGCTGGGCTTTTTGGCCCTGGTGCCGGTGCTGCTCGGGGTCGCGCTGCGCTACTTCCACGACGGGGATTCCTCGCGCGGCGGCGGCGACGGCGGGACGATGGACTTCGTGAACCAGGTCACCGGCAACGGGCTGTTCCTGGTTTTCGCGTCGCTGGCCGCCGCGTTGCCGTTCTTCCTGCCGATGACCGTCGGCGTGGTCGCGGGCGACTCGATCGCGGGGGAGGCGCACGGCGGGACGCTGCGCTACCTGCTGGTCGCGCCGGCCGGGCGGACCCGGCTGCTGCTGGTGAAGTTCGCCGGCGTGCTGACGTTCTGTCTGGCCGCGACGCTCACCATCGCGCTGTCCGCGCTGGCGGTCGGTGCCGCGTTGTTCCCGATGGGCGACGTGCCGCTGCTGACCGGGGATTCGATCTCGATGGTCGAGGCGTCGTGGCGAGCGGTGTTGATCGCGCTGTGCGTGGCCGCCTCGCTGGTCGGCCTGGCCGCGATCGGGCTGTTCGTGTCCACGCTGACCACGGTGCCGGTGGCGGCGATGGCGACCACGGTCGGCGTGGTGATCGTGACCGCGATCCTGACCGGGATCCCGCAGTTGTCGGGTCTGCACCCGTGGTTGTTCACCGACGCGTGGATGAGCTTCGGGGATCTGCTGCGCACTCCGATCCCGACCGGTGAAATCCTGCGCAACCTCGGGATGCAGGCGGCGTACGCGGCGGTCTTCGGCGCGGCGGCGTGGGCCCGATTGAACGAGCGCGACATCACCACGTGA